The DNA segment GACAAAGACGTGTTCGTGGTTGTCGCCCATGGAGCCGGGGGCGGGTTCGGAGGCGAGAACACCGCCGTCGTTGTGGCGGCCCCAGTCGTGCCAGGCGCCGTTCCAGAAGGCTTTCTGCCAGAGGGCGTTGTCTGCGCCGCGGACGTAGATGTTGCAGACCGTATTGTTGCGGGACACGATCGACGGTCCGCCAGCGAAACCGCCGGCAGGGGCGCCGTGATTGAACCAGCCGGACCACGTCATGGAGCACTCCTCACACTTCCGGAGCCGCCACCGGTTGACCGGGCGTCGCTCCACATCGACTCAGGTCGAAGCAGATTAAGTGTGGACCAGTCCGCGTTACTGGGGCGTTACCGCACCCGGCGCGCTGCCGTCGTTGTGGCGCCGCACCAGGGTTAGGCACCGGGCAGGAATGAAGCCCCGGCTCAGTCGTCAGACACCATCACAGAAACATCGATGTTGCCCTGGACCGCGTTGCTGTAGGGGCATACCTGGTGCGCCTTGTCCGCCAGGGCCTGTGCCTCGTCCTGTGACAGGCCGGGCACAACCACTTCAAGGGTTACCTGAAGTGAGAAACCACCGTTATCGTTGCGGCCCAGGCCCACTTTCGCACCCACACTGGAGTCTCCCAGATCGGCTTTGGCCTCCCGGGCGACAAGTTGGAGCGCCGAGTGGAAGCAGGCGGCGTACCCGGCCGCGAACAGCTGCTCGGGGTTGGTCCCTTCACCGGAACCGCCCAGCGACTTCGGTGCCGCAAGGGCAAAATCAACCTGCCCGTCGTCGGTGCGGGTCCGGCCGTTGCGTCCGGCTCCGGTGGCGATGGCCTCGGCAGTGTAGATGGCGTTCATGGTTCTCCTCGGTGATTGGTCAAGCGGTCGGTGGTTGGTCTGGTGCTGGGTGAAGGTCGAGCGGTCAAGGTGGAGGTCAGGCGTGCTCCGCCGGTGACGGTGTTCCAGCCGTTGGCGACCTGGCAACACTGCAGAAACGTGCTGCCAGGACGTGGAGCGCTGCGAGCTCCTCATCGCTCATTGCGAGCTGGTCCCGTAGGTCTCCCTGGAGCGTGGCGGCCTGGGACTCGAGCCCCGCGCCGCGCTCGGTCAGGCGAATGGTGACCGTGCGGCCGTCCTGGCTTTCCCTGCGACGCTCCACCAACCCAAGTGCCTCCAGCCGTTTAAGCAGCGGTGAGAGTGTGCCGCTATCAAGATGCAGCCGGGACCCCAGTTGCGACACGGTACTGCCGTCCTTTTCCCAGAGGACGAGCAACACGAGGAACTGCGGATAGGTGAGCCCGAGGGGTGTCAACGCGGTCTGATAGGCGCCCGCCATGGTGCGGGCCGCGTCGTAGAGCGCAAAACACAGCTGGTTCTCGAGCCGAAGGTCACCTTCCATGACTCTATCCAATCAGTAAACTAAATTGTGCACAACTTATCTCCCGACGGCCTGATCGTGATGGGGATTGCCTTCCTGCCCGGGACACTGCCGGCGGCACGTGGTGCCACAGCGGAGCCGGTGGAGTTCCTCCGGTGCGAGTGAGCGGACTGGGCCAGAACCGGGAACGGCGCCCGCCCCCTGAGAGGGGGGAACGGGCGCCGTTCGGGGTCGCGGGTCTTGAGGGGGCGGGTCCTAGTGGAAGGTCTTCCCGTTGACCCGCTCGGATGCGCCCACCCGATCCAGATAGGGGGTGATTCCGCCCATGTGGAAGGGCCAGCCGGCACCGAGGATGACACACAGGTCGATATCCTCGGGCGCGGCAACCACTCCCTCATCGAGCATCCGGCCAATCTCGTCGGCGAGGGCATCCTGGGTTCGGCGGAGCACCTCGGCGCTGTCCGACGGCGCATCGCCACGGGACATCAGCGCCAGGGTCGACTCGGGCACCGTCTCGGTGCCGTCCTCGCCCCTGACCCATAGTCCCTTGATTCCGGCGTCGATCAGCTTTTGCTGATTGGCCGATACGTGGAACCGGTCACCGAATGACGCGTGCAGGGACTCCTGGACATGCTGACCCACCGGTAGTCCCACCAGGGCGAGCAGACGGAACGGCGTCATGGGGAGCCCCATCGGGCGCAGCGCGTTGTCGGCGGTCGCGGCGTCGGTGCCCTCGTCGAACACCGCAGTGATCTCACCAAACATCCGGCCCAGGATGCGGTTGACCACAAACGCCGTCGCGTCCTGCACCAGCACGGCTGACTTCTTGAGTTCCTTGGCCAGAGCGAAAGCCGTGGCCAGGACGGCGTCGTCGGTGTGCGGCGCCTTGACGATCTCCAACAGGGGCATGGCCGCTACCGGGTTGAAGAAATGGAAACCCACAACGCGTTCGGGGTGGGAGAGGTCGGCCGCCATCTCGGTGACCGACAGCGAGGAGGTGTTGGTCGCAAGGATGCACTCGGGTGACACCACTGCCTCCACCTCCGCGAAGACCGTCTTCTTGACGCTGAGCTCTTCAAAGACCGCTTCGATCACGAAGTCGGCGTCAGCGAAGGCCTGCTTCGAGACGGAACCGGAGACCAGCGCCTTGGTCCGGTTGGCCGCATCGGGGGACAGCCGCTTCTTCGACAGCAGCTTGTCTACTTCGGCGTGGACATAGGCTACCCCCTGATCGACGCGCTGCTGATCGATATCGGTGAGGACCACGGGGACCTTGAGCTGCCGAGCGAAGAGCAGCGCCAATTGTCCGGCCATCAGACCGGCACCGACGACGCCGACCTTCGTCACCTTGCGCGCGAGCTTGCGGTCGGGGGCACCTGCCGGACGCTTCGCCCGCTTCTGCACCAGATCCAGGAACGCGTAAACGGTCGCGTGGAACTCGGGCGTCTGCATGAGGTGGGTCAGGGCCTCACACTCGGCGGCGGCCGACTCCTCGCGGGTACGGTTCTTCCCGGCTTCAAAAAGGTCGAGGACCTTCCCGGGCGCAGGTGCGGCGTTGGAGGTCTTCGCGTCCACGAAGGCCCGCCCGGCTGCTGCCGCAGCATCCCAGTCGGCGTCGGTGTATGCGGCGTGTGTGGCACGGCGCGCGTCGACGGCTGAGCTGTCTTTCAGGACGCCGGCTGCCCAGGCGAGGGATTGCTCAAGGAAGTCGGCTGGCTCCAGCAAGGTATCGGCGATACCGAGGTCGAACGCCGAGCGCCCGTCGAGCATCCGGTTGTTGCTGAGCGGGTTCTCGATCATCACCTTCATGGCAGCGGCCGGACCGATCAGCCGCGGGAGGCGGTAGACCCCACCCCACCCCGGGACGAGCCCGATGAACGCCTCGGGCAGGCCAATGCCGTTGGCACCAGTGGAAATGGTGCGGTAGTCGGCAGCGAGAGCCACCTCCAGGCCGCCACCGAGCGCCACGCCGTTGATGAAGGCGAAGCTCGGGACGCCGAGGCTCCCCAGAAGGTTGTAGGCCTCGTGGCCCAACTCAGCCATCAGGGCACCGTACTCGGCGGCCTTGAGCGTTTTGACGGTCGACAGATCGGCACCGGCAACCAGGAAGTAGGGCTTCCCGGTGATGGCGACGGCCGCCAGTTCGCCGTTGGCCGCGCGGGTCTTCAGCCCCTCCAGCACTGTGCCGAGTTCGATGAGCGTGTTGGGCCCGAGGGTAGTGGGCTTGGTGTGATCCAACCCGTTATCCAGGGTAATCAGCGCGAGGGTCCCGCCCTCCTGGGGCAGGTCGATGTCCTGCACGTAGGAGTGGGTGATGACCTCGTCGGGCACCAGCGCCGCGAGTTTCTCATAACGGTCAAAGCTCATGCTGCGTCCTCCGCTGCGTTCGTCGAATAGTCCGGGTGGTGAGGGTTTTCCCAGATCACCGTGGCACCCATGCCCAGGCCGATGCACATGGTGGTCATGCCGTACCGCGCCGACGGGTCCTCTTCGAACTGCCGGGCCAGCTGCAGCATCAACCGCACTCCGGAGGAGGCCAGGGGGTGCCCGACGGCGATGGCGCCGCCATAGCGGTTCACGCGTGGGTCGTCGTCGGCGATGCCAAAGTGGTCCAGGAAGGAGAGCACCTGGACGGCGAAGGCCTCGTTGATCTCAAACAGGCCGATGTCCTCGATTGACAGCCCCGCCTGGCGGAGGGCCTTTTCGGTGGCGGGTACCGGTCCGATTCCCATCACCTCGGGCTCCACGCCGGCAAAGGCGTAGGCAACCAGTCGCATCTTGGCGGGCAGGCCCAGTTCAGCAGCGGTTTCCGCGGAGGCGAGCAGAGCCGCCGTGGCGCCGTCGTTCAGGCCCGCAGCGTTGCCAGCGGTCACCCGACCATGCGAACGGAACGGGGTGCGCAGGGCGGCGAGGTCCTCGGTGGTGGTGTTCGGCCGGGGCGGCTCATCGACCGTGTTGAGGGTCCATCCGGTGCCTTCCTTGCGGGAGGCGACGGGGACCAGATCGGGCTGGATCTGCCCGCCCGCGTAGGCGGCGGCCAGCTTCGTCTGGCTGGCGACGGCGTACGCGTCGGTCCGGTCCTTGGTAATGGCGGGGAAGCGGTCGTGCAGGTTCTCGGCGGTATTGCCCATGTTCAGCGCGGCGGGATCCACCAGCCGTTCAGAAATGAACCGGGGGTTCGGATCGGTATCAGCGCCCATCGGGTGGTTTCCCATGTGCTCGACACCGCCGGCAATCACGACGTCGTACGCGCCGAAGGCAATGCCCGACGCCGTCGTCGTGACGGCAGTCATGGCGCCCGCGCACATCCGGTCGATGGCGAAGCCGGGAACAGTGCGGGGGAGGCCCGCCAGGAGCGCTGCGGTGCGCCCGATGGTCAGTCCCTGGTCGCCAGTCTGGGTGGTGGCGGCGATGGCGACGTCGTCAATCCGCTCGGCCGGAAGCCCGGGGTTCCGGCGCATCAGGTCGCGGATGCACTTCACCACCAGGTCGTCGGCGCGCACTCCGGCGTAGATGCCCTTTTCCCCGGCCTTGCCGAACGGGGTTCTGACGCCATCGACAAAGACGACGTCCCTGATCCGGCGTCCTGCACCGGTCTGTGCTGGCCCTGTAGTGGTGCTCACCTGTTGCTCCTCATCGAGTCTTCATACGATCTGTGATTGCAATTCGACCTTATGTTACTAGCGGGTAACTTAGCCTGCAAGAACACTGCCCGATCGCAGGTCCCTATCGGGAGCTTCTAGCGGTTCGGATCGGAGGTCCGCGGTGCCTTCTCTGGCAGGGGATCGGGATCGAGGAAGGCGACGGTGAGGACGGCCGCTGTTTTTTCCACCTGCCAGGGGCGTGCACCCAGCTCGGCCAGTGCCCCACTGATCGACTCGAGGGAGATCTCGGCTGGCGGTCGCCAGGCCACCCGCCGCAGGTAGTCGGGAGTCAATAGGTTCTCGATGGGCAGGTTGAGGCTCTCGGCGACGACTGCCAGCCGGGGGCGGGCGGTTGCGAGGCGTGCCGCTGCCTCGGGGTCCTTGTCCGCCCAGACCCGTGGGGGTGGCGGCGAATTGGTGGGCAGCTGCATTTCAGGGAGGGCGGTGAGGGTTCGCGCCTCGCTGATGCAGCGGAGCCAACGTGGTGCCTCCCTCGCGGCGGCGCGACCATGGAAGCCTGTTGTTCCCAGCAGCTGGGGGACCGTGCTGGGCATGGCCTTGGCCGCGGCAAGGATGGCTGAGTCCGGGATGAGGCGGCCGGGAGCGATGTCGCGGTTCTTCGCCAGGTCCTCGCGCTCAAGCCACAGCTGGCGCACTGCCGTCAGCTGCCGCCGATCCCTGATCTGGTGTAGGCCGGACGTCCTGCGCCACGGATCGACCCGGGGCTCGGCGGGCGGCGTACTCCGGATGTGCTCGAACTCCTGCTCGGCAATCTCGAGCTTCCCGTCACGGGAGAGCAAACTAATCAGCTCGGTGCGCAGTTCGGTCAGGACCTCGACGTCGAGCGCGGCGTACCGGAGCCACGGCTCCGGCAGGGGACGGCGGGACCAGTCGGCGGCCGAGTGCTCCTTGGCAAGGGTGTACCCCAGCAAGCTTTCGATCACCGCGGCGAGACCCACCCGGGGCATCCCGGCAATCCGCGCCGCGAGTTCGGTGTCGAACAGCCGGTCGGGCCACATGCCCAGCTCTGACAGGCAGGGTAGGTCCTGGGAGGCGGCGTGGAGAATCCATTCGACTCCCTCAAGAGATTCATCGATGATCCGCAGATCTTCAAAGGGTTCAGGATCAATCAGCCACGTGCCAGCCCCGGCCCGGCGGATCTGCACCAGGAAAGCCCGCTGCCCGTACCGGAACCCTGAGGCGCGCTCGGCGTCGACCCCTGCGGGACCGGTGCCCTGGGCCAGCGCGCGGGCCGCGCGCTCCAGTCCGGCCCGGGTGTCGATGACCAGCGGTACGCCGTCGCTGGGCTCATTAAGCAGGGGAAGGGGGAGCGGTTCAGCGACGTCCTCAACTGGCGCGCCAGCATCCGGGGCGCGATTGTCAGGATGCTCAGAAGTCTGCGAGGTCATGATGGATCCAGTCTAGCCGCGCCGTCCAGGCGGCTGTGCCAGTGGGCGCATGCCTCAGTTGGAGCCACGGGGGTGAACGGCTTAGTGACGACGCCGGCTGGGCAGCGAGGCCACTCCGTCAGGCAAGGGTGGCAGACCGGCGAAGGTGCAGACCATGTCCGCCCACGCTTCCAGATGGTTCCGTACCCTCGGTGTTTCCGGGGTCCAGGATGCCCGGAGCTCGATGTCGATCCTGTCGGGCCGGTCGGTGAGGGTGCCGTAGCTTTCTGAAAGGATGCGGGTCGCGGTTCCGCCAGCCGAGCCGTATTCGGCGCCGTGGTTCTGCAGTGCCTCGGCCAGCCAGGTCCAGGCCACCGATCCGAGGAGCGAGTCATTACCCATCTCCGGTTCAAGCTGGGCCCGGATGTAGGTGACCACCCTGAAAGTGCCGCCCCACAGGTCTGATCCGCTCGGGTCATGCAGGAGAATGAACCGGCCCGTGGCCAGCTCCTCGGGTTCGGTCCCGGCGAACGCAGCGCGTGCCGGTCCGTGGACCGGCATCCGCTGCGGTCCGGCCTGGAAGACCTCCGCTCCGAGGGCCACGGCAAACGGTGCCAACCGCGAGGGGGCCGGTATTTCATCCAGCCGGATCTCGCTGCGGCATTTTGCTTCCCGGAGTTCGGTCAGGGCCGACTGGAACTCGCGGGGCATCGGGGTCAGATCGCCAATTGCGCTCACTCAGGAAGGCTATGGCACGTGCGCCCGCGCACCGGTCAGGCTCGCCGATGTGTCAGCAGCTGGTTGTGCTAGCTCGGGGCAATGCTGGCTGCCGTCTCCCGTCGGATTGCCTCGGCAAAGGCATCAACGTCCTCGGCGGTGGTATCGAACGAGCACATCCAGCGCACCTCACCGGTGACGGCGTCCCAGTCGTAGAACTTGAACTGCTCACGGACCCGGTTGGCCGCGTCCCGGGGAAGCACCGCGAAGACCGCGTTGGCGGCTGTCTGCTGCGTCAGCTGCACGCCCGGAATCTCCTTCACGAGCAGGGTGAGCCGCGCCGCCATCGCATTCGAGTGCGCGGCTGAACGCAGCCATAGACCGTCCTCCAGGAGGGCGATCAGCTGGGCCGAGATGAACCGCATCTTGGAGGCCAGTTGCATGTTCATTTTGCGCAGGTACGTCAGGCCGGTGGCTGCCTCGGGGTTCATCACCACCACGCACTCCCCAAACAGCAACCCGTTTTTGGTGCCACCGAAGGAGAGGATGTCGACGCCGGCATCCCGGGTGAAGGCGCGCAGGGGCAGGTTCAACGCAGCCGCGGCGTTCGCGAGCCTCGCACCATCCATGTGGAGATGCATGCCGCGGTCATGGACATGGTCGGCGATGGCCCTGATTTCGTCGACGGTGTAGAGGGTGCCCAGTTCGGTGGTCTGCGTGATCGACACGGCGAGTGGCTGGGCCCGGTGCTCATCGCCCCACCCCCACGCCTCAAGGTCGATCAATTCGGGCGTCAGCTTCCCGTCGGGGGTGGGAACGGTAAGGAGTTTGATCCCGGCGATCCGCTCGGGGGCCCCGTTTTCGTCCTTGTTGATGTGGGCGGTCTGCGCGCAGATGACCGCCCCCCACCGGGGGAGCAGAGACTGCAGGCTGAGCACATTGGCCCCGGTACCGTTGAAGACGGGGAATACCTCGGTGCCCGCCCCGAAGTGTTCCTGCATGATTTCCTGCAACCGGTGCGTGTACACGTCGTCGCCGTAGGCGGTCTGGTGTCCTCCGTTCGCAGCGGCAAGCGCGGCGAGGACTTCAGGGTGCACTCCTGAGTAGTTATCCGACGCAAAGCCGCGGATATCGGGGTTGTGCAGGGAGGCTATGGGGGCGATGGTTTCAGTCACTTCTCAATTATCACCCAGCCAGCGCCTGCGACGGGCGTCGGCGTCCCCGTCAGGGGTGACGAAGACGTTCCAGCGGCCGTCAGAGCTGGGATAACAATCCGATGCCGGGAGCCGGGCATCTGTTGAATGCAGCAGCTATCGGTACTACGCTCTTGTGGGCCCGAAAACCGGCTGGATGTCATGGCGTTCAGCCCACGATCCAGCCATCAAAGAAGGCAGAGGGTGCCATGTACGACCATGTTTTCTCCGCGACCCGACGGGTCGGTGTCGTCGTGGGACGGGTAGTGGTCCATGCCCTGATCGGAGTAGGGTTGGCGCTGCTGATCGCCGCCGCCATCATCCAGTTCTTCTGGGGCGAAATCTCCGTCAACCAGATGCTCCTGAACATTGTCGCTGTGGAAACCGATGGGGGAGGCGGACCCATCGTCTGGATCAGTATCCTGGGGATCGGCGTCGCGCCGCTGCTCATCACGGTGGGGCTCGCTCTCTGGCAGTATTTCCGCCGCCGCAAGGTCCGCAACAATGGTGGCATCAGCCGGCCGCGCCGCGCCCCCTGGATCATGCGCACGGTCTCCACTGTGCTGGTGGCCGCAGTGGTCATCGGTGGCTCGGCCGCCTTTGCCGCGACAGTGGGCGTGAGGGACTACATCGAGGCAGTCAACTCCGACTACGAGGTCGACGACTTCTATATCGAGCCGACCGTCACCAGCGACACGGACAAGCGCAATCTGGTCCTCATCTATCTTGAGTCAGGCGAGGGGACTCTTGCCGACGACGAGCTGTTTGAGAAGGACGCGTTCGCCCCGCTCAAGGAGGTCACGCCGGCAGCGGAGGGCTGGCAGACCGTTGACGACCTGCAGCAGTACGAGGGTGGAGGCTGGACCATGTCCGGCATTACCTCGACGCAGTGCGGTATCCCGCTCAAGGGTATTGGTTCGAGCTCCGGCGGCGGCGCGTACAACGCGCTGGGCGGCAAGGTCGAGAGCTACCTCGACGGTGCAACCTGCCTCGGTGATGTTCTCGGTCAGCACGGCTACACGAATGTCTTCCTGGGCGGTGCGAACGCCTCATTCGCCGCGAAGGATATTTTCCTGCGCAGCCACGGCTACTCGGAAGTGAAGGACCTGTCCTATTGGCGCGCCGCGGGTGAGCCTGCCACAGCCTTCCGCAGCGACTGGGGGCTCAGCGACGAACGCCTCCTCGCCAACGCCAGGGACGAGGTCGACGAGCTGCACGCCACCGCCGAGAGGACCGGTCAACCCTTCAACCTCTCGCTGCTGACCCTGGATTCACACGAGCCGGTCCACATCTACGACTACTGCGAGGTGGACACCCAGGACGAGGTCACCTCGGCATTCTTCTGTTCAATGACCCAGGTGGCTGGCTTCGTGGAGCACCTGGAACAGCAGGGCTATCTCAAGGACACTGCGGTGGTGATCATGGGCGACCATCTCAAGCAGATCGGCGGGGGCCATGCGTTCCAGGAGCAACTGGGGGACCACCGCAACCGCACAATCTTCAACCGGATCTGGCTGCCGGGCGGGGAGGGGAATGCCGCACTGCGACCCCGGGTGGACCAACTGAGCATGTACCCCACGATCCTGGAGGCCGCAGGGTTGACATTGGCTGGCCGGGAAGCCGGGCTGGGGATCTCCGCGTTCGCACCCGAGGCCCCCGCCGGATCCGCTCAGGCGCTGGAACCCAGCCACTATGCCGAGCTGGTGACCTCCCTTTCCCCGGAGTTCTACGCGGAGGCCTGGAGCGGCGAGGACGCGGCCGCGCAATAGCGACGGCAGCGCTCACCCCGCCAGGACGAGCCGCTCACCGTTGATCGAACGCGCGTCCGCGGCGTAAAGCCCGACCACCGCTGTCGCCAGATCATTGACGTGGGTGTAGCCCGGAAACTTGCGGTCCGGATGTTTCGCCCGTAGCCCGTCATCCAGGAGTGCCTTGACCACCAGGATGGTGGCCGCGGCGGTGAGCGGCGTGCCGTCGTCCCCTGCCTGCTGGTCGCTCCGGAACCCGTCCGCGACCGCTCGCGTCCACGTCTCCGCCGCCGACTTGAGGGCCGCATAGGAGGCGACTGCCGCCGTCGGGCGCTGGACGGCCGTGGAGGAGACAATCGCCAGCCGGCCCGTCGACGAGGCGAGCAGCGGAGCGTAGAAGGCGCGGCTGGTATTGCGCAGTGTGGTGAAGCCGCTGGTGTGAAGGGCGTTGTAATCGTCGTCGGCCTGTCCCGTTATTCCGTTCCCACCGCGCCACCCGCCCACCAGGTGAATCAGTCCATCGACCGAGAGGTAGTCGGTCGCCAGTGCGTGGGCCAGATCGTTGACGGCGGGTGCGTCGGCGAGGTCGCACACCCGCCGGTCGACGCGGTCGAGGTGGCCGAGGGCCTTCTCAAGCCGGCCAGCATGGGACCCCACGGCGACAACCGTTGCGCCGTGCCCCGCCAACAGGGTTGCACAGGCTACCCCTGACGCTCCGGCAGCGCCGGCAACGACGATGGTCAGGCCGTCGAGTGAGGGCACGGCTGCGCTCACGCTGCGGTCCCGGTGATGCCCGCGGTGGATTCGATCACTGGCTTCATCTTGCGATCCAGAGCTTCAAAGAACATCGACAGGGGGAACTCATCGTCCAGAACGGCATCGGTGAGCCCGCGCGGCGGACCGGTCAGTTCGAGCGCGTCGGGACCCTTCGCCCACA comes from the Arthrobacter sp. CAN_C5 genome and includes:
- a CDS encoding organic hydroperoxide resistance protein — protein: MNAIYTAEAIATGAGRNGRTRTDDGQVDFALAAPKSLGGSGEGTNPEQLFAAGYAACFHSALQLVAREAKADLGDSSVGAKVGLGRNDNGGFSLQVTLEVVVPGLSQDEAQALADKAHQVCPYSNAVQGNIDVSVMVSDD
- a CDS encoding MarR family winged helix-turn-helix transcriptional regulator, giving the protein MEGDLRLENQLCFALYDAARTMAGAYQTALTPLGLTYPQFLVLLVLWEKDGSTVSQLGSRLHLDSGTLSPLLKRLEALGLVERRRESQDGRTVTIRLTERGAGLESQAATLQGDLRDQLAMSDEELAALHVLAARFCSVARSPTAGTPSPAEHA
- a CDS encoding 3-hydroxyacyl-CoA dehydrogenase NAD-binding domain-containing protein; this encodes MSFDRYEKLAALVPDEVITHSYVQDIDLPQEGGTLALITLDNGLDHTKPTTLGPNTLIELGTVLEGLKTRAANGELAAVAITGKPYFLVAGADLSTVKTLKAAEYGALMAELGHEAYNLLGSLGVPSFAFINGVALGGGLEVALAADYRTISTGANGIGLPEAFIGLVPGWGGVYRLPRLIGPAAAMKVMIENPLSNNRMLDGRSAFDLGIADTLLEPADFLEQSLAWAAGVLKDSSAVDARRATHAAYTDADWDAAAAAGRAFVDAKTSNAAPAPGKVLDLFEAGKNRTREESAAAECEALTHLMQTPEFHATVYAFLDLVQKRAKRPAGAPDRKLARKVTKVGVVGAGLMAGQLALLFARQLKVPVVLTDIDQQRVDQGVAYVHAEVDKLLSKKRLSPDAANRTKALVSGSVSKQAFADADFVIEAVFEELSVKKTVFAEVEAVVSPECILATNTSSLSVTEMAADLSHPERVVGFHFFNPVAAMPLLEIVKAPHTDDAVLATAFALAKELKKSAVLVQDATAFVVNRILGRMFGEITAVFDEGTDAATADNALRPMGLPMTPFRLLALVGLPVGQHVQESLHASFGDRFHVSANQQKLIDAGIKGLWVRGEDGTETVPESTLALMSRGDAPSDSAEVLRRTQDALADEIGRMLDEGVVAAPEDIDLCVILGAGWPFHMGGITPYLDRVGASERVNGKTFH
- a CDS encoding thiolase family protein — protein: MSTTTGPAQTGAGRRIRDVVFVDGVRTPFGKAGEKGIYAGVRADDLVVKCIRDLMRRNPGLPAERIDDVAIAATTQTGDQGLTIGRTAALLAGLPRTVPGFAIDRMCAGAMTAVTTTASGIAFGAYDVVIAGGVEHMGNHPMGADTDPNPRFISERLVDPAALNMGNTAENLHDRFPAITKDRTDAYAVASQTKLAAAYAGGQIQPDLVPVASRKEGTGWTLNTVDEPPRPNTTTEDLAALRTPFRSHGRVTAGNAAGLNDGATAALLASAETAAELGLPAKMRLVAYAFAGVEPEVMGIGPVPATEKALRQAGLSIEDIGLFEINEAFAVQVLSFLDHFGIADDDPRVNRYGGAIAVGHPLASSGVRLMLQLARQFEEDPSARYGMTTMCIGLGMGATVIWENPHHPDYSTNAAEDAA
- a CDS encoding HRDC domain-containing protein; amino-acid sequence: MTSQTSEHPDNRAPDAGAPVEDVAEPLPLPLLNEPSDGVPLVIDTRAGLERAARALAQGTGPAGVDAERASGFRYGQRAFLVQIRRAGAGTWLIDPEPFEDLRIIDESLEGVEWILHAASQDLPCLSELGMWPDRLFDTELAARIAGMPRVGLAAVIESLLGYTLAKEHSAADWSRRPLPEPWLRYAALDVEVLTELRTELISLLSRDGKLEIAEQEFEHIRSTPPAEPRVDPWRRTSGLHQIRDRRQLTAVRQLWLEREDLAKNRDIAPGRLIPDSAILAAAKAMPSTVPQLLGTTGFHGRAAAREAPRWLRCISEARTLTALPEMQLPTNSPPPPRVWADKDPEAAARLATARPRLAVVAESLNLPIENLLTPDYLRRVAWRPPAEISLESISGALAELGARPWQVEKTAAVLTVAFLDPDPLPEKAPRTSDPNR
- a CDS encoding DUF3000 domain-containing protein — encoded protein: MPREFQSALTELREAKCRSEIRLDEIPAPSRLAPFAVALGAEVFQAGPQRMPVHGPARAAFAGTEPEELATGRFILLHDPSGSDLWGGTFRVVTYIRAQLEPEMGNDSLLGSVAWTWLAEALQNHGAEYGSAGGTATRILSESYGTLTDRPDRIDIELRASWTPETPRVRNHLEAWADMVCTFAGLPPLPDGVASLPSRRRH
- a CDS encoding low specificity L-threonine aldolase; the protein is MTETIAPIASLHNPDIRGFASDNYSGVHPEVLAALAAANGGHQTAYGDDVYTHRLQEIMQEHFGAGTEVFPVFNGTGANVLSLQSLLPRWGAVICAQTAHINKDENGAPERIAGIKLLTVPTPDGKLTPELIDLEAWGWGDEHRAQPLAVSITQTTELGTLYTVDEIRAIADHVHDRGMHLHMDGARLANAAAALNLPLRAFTRDAGVDILSFGGTKNGLLFGECVVVMNPEAATGLTYLRKMNMQLASKMRFISAQLIALLEDGLWLRSAAHSNAMAARLTLLVKEIPGVQLTQQTAANAVFAVLPRDAANRVREQFKFYDWDAVTGEVRWMCSFDTTAEDVDAFAEAIRRETAASIAPS
- a CDS encoding sulfatase-like hydrolase/transferase, translated to MYDHVFSATRRVGVVVGRVVVHALIGVGLALLIAAAIIQFFWGEISVNQMLLNIVAVETDGGGGPIVWISILGIGVAPLLITVGLALWQYFRRRKVRNNGGISRPRRAPWIMRTVSTVLVAAVVIGGSAAFAATVGVRDYIEAVNSDYEVDDFYIEPTVTSDTDKRNLVLIYLESGEGTLADDELFEKDAFAPLKEVTPAAEGWQTVDDLQQYEGGGWTMSGITSTQCGIPLKGIGSSSGGGAYNALGGKVESYLDGATCLGDVLGQHGYTNVFLGGANASFAAKDIFLRSHGYSEVKDLSYWRAAGEPATAFRSDWGLSDERLLANARDEVDELHATAERTGQPFNLSLLTLDSHEPVHIYDYCEVDTQDEVTSAFFCSMTQVAGFVEHLEQQGYLKDTAVVIMGDHLKQIGGGHAFQEQLGDHRNRTIFNRIWLPGGEGNAALRPRVDQLSMYPTILEAAGLTLAGREAGLGISAFAPEAPAGSAQALEPSHYAELVTSLSPEFYAEAWSGEDAAAQ
- a CDS encoding SDR family oxidoreductase, which codes for MSAAVPSLDGLTIVVAGAAGASGVACATLLAGHGATVVAVGSHAGRLEKALGHLDRVDRRVCDLADAPAVNDLAHALATDYLSVDGLIHLVGGWRGGNGITGQADDDYNALHTSGFTTLRNTSRAFYAPLLASSTGRLAIVSSTAVQRPTAAVASYAALKSAAETWTRAVADGFRSDQQAGDDGTPLTAAATILVVKALLDDGLRAKHPDRKFPGYTHVNDLATAVVGLYAADARSINGERLVLAG